One genomic segment of Centropristis striata isolate RG_2023a ecotype Rhode Island chromosome 13, C.striata_1.0, whole genome shotgun sequence includes these proteins:
- the znf652 gene encoding zinc finger protein 652, with translation MKSCKSLKEEVSVPSLGGMSQEEGRRVPVTQSYFHSPNPDLDLTGKLYKREVGGKPYSVLVDNKMATKSSMGEQDIGQLPTQHVTPQQHQQYFREGGAGQEVGMQGSQAGNNDTSDETEDEDDDEEEEEDEDGEDEGFKREQIIVEVNLNNQTLHVSKGENKTGTTVDDSERAGSDEDDDEDDEEEEEEEEEDSPDEEEEEDDDEEDEIESRRTRSKRARRGASSTAASSQPRRKSLRTTLSTATSGMTTRGRRKHMEPPKSKRRPVRSAPSSAGSTTTGGKAEVEEKEMLACEKCPRVFNTRWYLEKHMNVTHRRMQICDKCGKKFVLESELALHQQTDCEKNIQCVSCNKSFKKLWSLHEHIKIVHGYAEKKFSCEICEKKFYTMAHVRKHMVAHTKDMPFTCETCGKSFKRSMSLKVHSLQHSGEKPFRCENCDERFQYKYQLRSHMSIHIGHKQFMCQWCGKDFNMKQYFDEHMKTHTGEKPFICEICGKSFTSRPNMKRHRRTHTGEKPYPCEVCGQRFRFSNMLKAHKEKCFRVTSPVVLQTSGPPVPVRIFANTFSSSSSISGPNPSAGTPATTSAPLGLNPTGGAMPPRGPVGHTFSHVQLHSNPSHHHPHPPTTQQHLSSTPQHVPSHAHHHLAVPPVSHLPPPPALFKSEPLNHCGHEDSSYLHHMAPPDKGPGAPQHH, from the exons ATGAAATCCTGCAAGAGCCTCAAGGAGGAGGTTTCTGTTCCGAGCCTTGGCGGGATGTCACAGGAGGAAGGACGCAGGGTGCCGGTGACCCAGTCCTATTTTCACTCCCCTAATCCAGATCTTGACCTGACGGGCAAGCTTTATAAGCGGGAAGTTGGTGGCAAGCCTTATTCTGTGTTGGTGGACAATAAAATGGCCACCAAGTCATCCATGGGGGAGCAGGACATTGGTCAGTTGCCCACTCAACATGTGACCccacagcagcatcagcagtaTTTCAGAGAGGGAGGCGCAGGGCAGGAAGTGGGGATGCAGGGATCCCAGGCTGGCAACAATGACACCTCTGATGAGACTGAAGATGAGGAcgatgatgaggaggaagaagaggatgaGGATGGGGAGGATGAGGGCTTCAAGCGTGAGCAGATCATTGTCGAGGTAAATCTCAACAACCAGACACTTCATGTATCAAAGGGGGAAAACAAAACTGGAACCACAGTGGATGACTCTGAGAGAGCTGGCAGCGACGAGGATGACGACGAAGAcgatgaggaggaagaagaggaggaagaggaggacagcCCCgatgaggaagaagaggaggatgatgatgaggaaGATGAGATAGAGAGTCGGAGAACGAGGTCGAAGAGGGCTCGTCGTGGCGCTAGTAGCACAGCAGCTTCCAGCCAGCCGCGGAGGAAAAGCctcagaacaactctgagcaCTGCCACCTCTGGGATGACCACCAGAGGTCGACGGAAGCACATGGAGCCTCCAAAGAGCAAGCGCAGGCCAGTCAGATCAGCCCCGTCATCCGCCGGTTCAACAACGACAGGAGGGAAagcagaggtggaggagaaagagaTGCTGGCGTGTGAAAAGTGCCCCCGAGTGTTCAACACGCGCTGGTACCTGGAGAAGCACATGAATGTCACACACAGGCGAATGCAGATTTGCGACAAGTGTGGCAAAAAGTTTGTCCTGGAGAGTGAGCTGGCCTTACACCAGCAGACTGACTGCGAGAAGAACATCCAG TGTGTCTCTTGCAACAAGTCTTTTAAGAAGCTATGGTCACTGCATGAGCACATTAAGATTGTGCATGGTTATGCAGAAAAGAAGTTCTCGTGCGAAATCTGTGAGAAGAAGTTCTACACTATGGCTCACGTCCGTAAGCACATGGTTG CTCACACTAAGGACATGCCATTTACCTGTGAGACATGTGGGAAGTCATTTAAACGCAGCATGTCTTTAAAAGTCCACTCACTCCAGCACTCTGGAGAAAAGCCCTTCCGTTGTGAG AACTGTGACGAGCGGTTCCAATACAAGTACCAGCTGCGCTCCCACATGAGCATTCACATCGGACACAAACAGTTCATGTGCCAGTGGTGCGGCAAAGACTTCAACATGAAACAGTATTTTGATGagcacatgaaaacacacacag GAGAGAAGCCTTTCATTTGCGAGATCTGTGGGAAGAGCTTCACCAGCCGGCCCAACATGAAGCGCCACCGCCGTACCCACACCGGGGAGAAGCCCTATCCCTGCGAGGTGTGCGGCCAGCGTTTCCGCTTCTCCAACATGCTCAAAGCACACAAAGAGAAGTGTTTCCGGGTCACCAGCCCTGTGGTCCTGCAGACCAGCGGCCCACCTGTGCCTGTCCGCATCTTTGCTaacaccttctcctcctcttcctccatctctgGTCCGAATCCCTCAGCTGGCACCCCTGCCACCACCTCAGCACCCCTGGGCCTCAACCCGACAGGAGGGGCCATGCCTCCACGAGGCCCTGTTGGACACACATTCTCCCACGTACAGCTCCATTCAAACCCCTCTCACCATCATCCCCACCCCCCAACAACCCAGCAACACCTCTCAAGCACACCCCAACATGTCCCGTCTCACGCCCACCACCACCTGGCTGTGCCGCCGGTCTCCCACCTGCCCCCACCCCCGGCCCTTTTTAAGAGTGAGCCCTTAAACCACTGTGGGCACGAAGACAGCAGCTACCTGCACCACATGGCTCCCCCTGACAAGGGCCCCGGAGCCCCGCAGCACCACTAA